The Halotia branconii CENA392 region CAAAATTCATGTCATTCCTGGCGGAGTTAATATTAATTGGTTCCAACCAAACTTATCTTCTCAAGAGGCTTGTCAACAGTTAGGTTGGCCTGAAAATCGGCGTATATTATTTACATCCCGCCGTTTAGTACATCGAGTCGGAGTAGACAAATTATTACAGGCAATAGCCAAAATTAAACCAAAAGTTCCTGATGTTTGGTTGGCAATTGCAGGTCGGGGTCATATACAAACTGCACTAGAACAACAAGTTAAAGAATTAGGATTAAACGATTATGTAAAATTTTTAGGTTTTCTCCCTGACGAACAGCTACCAATAGCTTATCAAGCAGCAGAATTAACTATTATGCCCAGCCAATCTTTTGAAGGTTTTGGATTAGCAATAGTAGAGTCTCTAGCCTGTGGTACTCCGGTTTTATGTACTCCAGTTGGGGGAATGCCAGAAATTTTACAACCCTTTTCACCCAATTTAATTACTGCGACAACTGAAGTTTCAGCTATTGCCGAAAAATTAGAACAAGTGTTATTAGGACAACTACCAATACCTTCACGTCAAATGTGTCGTCAGTACGCTGTTAATAATTTTGACTGGGATAAAATAGCCCAGCAAGTACGGCATGTTCTTTTGCAATGATGAAATGAAGAATTGTTATTTGATAATGCCTAATTTATAAGTTATGAAAATTTTATTTTTAGACCAAAGTGGTAAGCCAGGCGGTGCAGAATTATGTTTAATAGATATTGCTAAACCATATCGCGATCGCAGTATGGTAGGATTGTTTGCCGATGGATCTTTTAAAACTCTATTAAAGCAGCATCACATCCCAGTTGAAGTTCTCGCCACTCAACCTATTTCAGTCCGCAAACAAAGCAATTTAGTCCAAGCCTTAGGAAGTCTGGGACAACTCGCGCCACTGCTAGCTAAAGTTATCCAAAGAGCTAAAAAATACGATATTATTTATGCCAATACCCAAAAAGCTTTAGTTATTGGGGCATTAGCTAGCTTTCTGGCTCGTCGTCCTTTGGTTTATCATTTACATGATATTCTTTCTACAGAACATTTTAGCCAAATTAATCTGCGTGTTGCAGTTAATTTAGCTAATAAATTTGCATCATTAGTAATTGCCAATTCTCAAGCGAGTCAAAAAGCTTTTGTGCAAGCCGGAGGACGACCAGAATTAACTACTATTGTCTATAACGGCTTTGAACCACAAATTTATCAAACTTGCGAGTCTGAAATTAAACAATTGCGGCAAGATTTAGGGATAGCAGAAAAATTTGTAGTTGGACACTTCAGCCGACTTGCACCTTGGAAAGGTCAGCATATTTTAATTTCTGCACTTGCTCAATGTCCTGAAAATGTGACAGCAATTTTAGTCGGTGATGCTTTATTTGGTGAACAAGATTATGTTAAACAATTACACCAACAAATTGCTATATTAGGTCTAGAAAAGCGCGTCAAATTTTTAGGATTTCGTGTTGATATTCCTCAGTTAATGGCAGCTTGTGACTTGGTAGCACACACATCAACCTCCCCAGAACCCTTTGGTAGAGTCATTGTGGAGGCGATGCTATGTGGCAAACCTGTGGTTGCAGCTAAAGCTGGAGGCGCAATAGAATTAGTCGAAGATGGAATTAATGGTTTTCTGGTGACACCAAAAGAACCTCAAGAATTGGCACAAGTAATTCATACATGTGTTCAAGAACCAGAGATGACTGCAAGAATAGCAAGTCATGCCAGAACTCTTGCTAGTCAACGTTTTGATGTAACAGTTATCAATGATGTCATTGCCAAACTATTAAAGCGATTAATCGCGTCTCTACAAACCAACTAATTCCTTAGATTCAAAATCGGTTAGTTGTTGAGCGATCGCTAATCTTGCTTCTAATTTTGCTACACTAAACTGGTTACGCAGATATTCCAGATGAGCAAATGCGTTTGCTTTCTCAACAGTCAATCGCATCTGCATATCTATTGCTTGTTGGTATTCGTGATTCACAAGCAGCACTTCAAAACGACGCGCCTTGCGTTGAGCATCGTTTTTTAAATCTATATCAAAAGCTGCGGCGCGGTCTGCATTACCTTCAAATCGGTTAATCTGCTGCTGAACTGCCATTAATTGAGAGTCTATTTCATTCATCCGTTGGGCAGCTTGGGTGATTGCAGCCGGAAAATGACTCAGTTGCATCATCAAATTAATATTCCTATCAAAAAAAGGTCAACTACGCTACTTCCCTCAGTTGCGACGACGAAATAGCCACATCTGGAAATGAAAGCGAAAGCTGTTCGGCTTGAGGTACGGCGGCTTGTTCCAATACCTGAACTTCAATATTTACACTTACTAAATAACTGCCTGTGTCAGCAGCAACCGCTTCAGAAATTAACTTGGCAATATCTGGGCGTTTTGCAGTCAGAGGGTCACGTAAGATGCATCTATCCCATTCATGCTTGGCAGTTGGGTTGAGGTTGAGAATGTAATGTTTAATCATCGGACTAACCCTTGAATCCATCTTCCAGAAGACTGTCACACAGCCGTTTTGTACTGCAATAGGCTTTGTGGACGCTAAATCTATTATAGTACAAAAGTACTAAAAAGCAAAGATAAAATGAAAAAGCAGGGGGCAGCATAAGAAGCAGGGGGGCAGGGAGCAGGGAGCAGGGAGAAAGAGGTAATTTTTCTTCATCCCCCATGCCCAATGCCCAATGCCCCATGCCCAATGCCCCATGCCCCCTGCCTCTTATCAAATTAAAGCCCAGTCTTCTGGTGTATTACAATTAAACAGTATTTCTGGTGTTGGCAAGGGTAAAACCTTGACTGGATGTAGCTTTAGCCATTGCTGAAACGATCGCCCCCCTTGGTTGATAAACTCTAAAAGTTGGGGTAAACAGCGACGGCGATAGAAACCACACAGAGGTTCCCAGCCTTGATGAGAACGAGTTAAAGCTGCGATCGCTTCACCTTCCACATTATCAAGTTCTGCTGCCCATGTTTGCAACACTTCAAGCCGCAACTTGGGTAAATCGCAAGCTAGTAACAACACCCAGTCTGTTTTTACTTGTACTAGTCCTTGAGCAAACCCTACCAAAGGCCCGTGATTTAAAGGTTCATTGCCAGTTTCACCAGACAACGGCATTTCTCGAATAAACTGACAATGAGGTAATGTTAAGTGTTGATAGCGTTCTATCCAGGGAGTAACAATATAAACAGTGTCAGC contains the following coding sequences:
- a CDS encoding glycosyltransferase family 4 protein, encoding MEDKKGNFNLKSASILALGLGWFPQTPGGLERYIYELTHSLAANQDQIELCGVGLPEAELNLPIKLTNLASPDDAIWQRFWSIRHNFKKTRVGKPDAINLHFALYSFPILDLLPKGVPVTFNFHGPWAWESKQENFNHKFGIFLKRSLVEQNTYNRCDRFIVLSKAFGKILNQNYQIPWSKIHVIPGGVNINWFQPNLSSQEACQQLGWPENRRILFTSRRLVHRVGVDKLLQAIAKIKPKVPDVWLAIAGRGHIQTALEQQVKELGLNDYVKFLGFLPDEQLPIAYQAAELTIMPSQSFEGFGLAIVESLACGTPVLCTPVGGMPEILQPFSPNLITATTEVSAIAEKLEQVLLGQLPIPSRQMCRQYAVNNFDWDKIAQQVRHVLLQ
- a CDS encoding glycosyltransferase family 4 protein, producing MKILFLDQSGKPGGAELCLIDIAKPYRDRSMVGLFADGSFKTLLKQHHIPVEVLATQPISVRKQSNLVQALGSLGQLAPLLAKVIQRAKKYDIIYANTQKALVIGALASFLARRPLVYHLHDILSTEHFSQINLRVAVNLANKFASLVIANSQASQKAFVQAGGRPELTTIVYNGFEPQIYQTCESEIKQLRQDLGIAEKFVVGHFSRLAPWKGQHILISALAQCPENVTAILVGDALFGEQDYVKQLHQQIAILGLEKRVKFLGFRVDIPQLMAACDLVAHTSTSPEPFGRVIVEAMLCGKPVVAAKAGGAIELVEDGINGFLVTPKEPQELAQVIHTCVQEPEMTARIASHARTLASQRFDVTVINDVIAKLLKRLIASLQTN
- a CDS encoding molybdenum cofactor guanylyltransferase, whose translation is MTNDSQLLSAIVLAGGKSSRMGQDKALLPVHGVPLLQRVCRIAAGCADTVYIVTPWIERYQHLTLPHCQFIREMPLSGETGNEPLNHGPLVGFAQGLVQVKTDWVLLLACDLPKLRLEVLQTWAAELDNVEGEAIAALTRSHQGWEPLCGFYRRRCLPQLLEFINQGGRSFQQWLKLHPVKVLPLPTPEILFNCNTPEDWALI